A window of Hyperolius riggenbachi isolate aHypRig1 chromosome 1, aHypRig1.pri, whole genome shotgun sequence contains these coding sequences:
- the NIPSNAP1 gene encoding protein NipSnap homolog 1, with amino-acid sequence MLTRGSVIPAALRAGCVSHLTCRYSTDSGESSWLRSLFVRKVDPRKDAHSTLLSKRETSGLYKIQFHNVKPECLEAYNQLTEQVLPKLHQDPDYPCDLVGNWNTWYGEQDQAVHLWRFSGGYPALTDCMNKLRNNKEYLAFREERSRMLLSRRNQLLLEFSFWNEPVPRKGPNIYELRTYRLKPGTMIEWGNNWARAIKYRQENQEAVGGFFSQIGELYVVHHLWAYKDLQSREETRKAAWTKRGWDENVYYTVPLVRDMESRIMIPLKISPLQ; translated from the exons ATGCTGACGCGGGGGTCTGTCATCCCGGCTGCGCTGAGAGCAGGATGCGTGTCCCATCTTACGTGTCG GTATTCAACTGATTCAGGAGAAAGCAGCTGGCTCCGGTCACTGTTTGTGCGGAAAGTGGACCCTCGCAAAGATGCCCACTCAACTTTGCTCTCCAAAAGGGAGACTAGTGGGCTGTACAAAATTCAGT TTCATAATGTGAAGCCAGAGTGTTTGGAAGCTTATAACCAGCTCAC AGAGCAGGTGCTACCCAAGTTACACCAGGATCCAGATTACCCATGCGATCTGGTGGGTAACTGGAACACGTGGTATGGGGAGCAAGACCAAGCAG TTCATCTGTGGCGATTCTCTGGCGGATATCCTGCTCTCACGGACTGTATGAATAAGTTACGAAATAACAAG GAGTACCTGGCTTTCCGTGAGGAGCGTAGCCGGATGCTGCTTTCCCGCAGAAACCAACTCCTGCTTGAGTTCAGCTTTTGGAATGAACCAGTACCCCGCAAAGGACCTAACATCTATGAGCTGCGCACGTACAGGTTGAAG CCTGGAACGATGATTGAATGGGGCAATAACTG GGCTCGCGCTATCAAGTACCGTCAGGAGAACCAGGAGGCTGTGGGGGGATTTTTCTCTCAGATTGGAGAGTTATATGTGGTACACCACCTCTGGG CTTACAAAGACCTACAGTCTAGAGAAGAGACTAGAAAAGCTGCATGGACCAAACGAGGGTGGGATGAGAACGTGTATTACACAG